The proteins below are encoded in one region of Aulosira sp. FACHB-615:
- a CDS encoding glutamate-5-semialdehyde dehydrogenase yields MTIVEVAPSLVSIAEKTRAAASKLAILSTEAKNQAIAAIAQGLESAREEILQANVADCQAAAAEGIAKPLYKRLQLDEHKLRDAIAGVRDVGKLADPIGKVQIHRELDTGLVLKRISCPLGVLGIIFEARPEAAIQIVSLAIKSGNGVILKCGKEAVRSCEAIVKAIKQGLSQTAVSPDAVQLLTTREETVGLLKLDKYVDLIIPRGSNSFVRFVQENTRIPVLGHADGICHAYIDQAADINKAVEITVDAKIQYAAACNAIETLLVHQAIAGEFLPKVAAALAANHVELKGDQRTLEILPNIAPATEVDWETEYSDLILAVKIVDSLEDAIAHINQYGSRHTDAIITEDIATAESFFGLVNSAGVFHNCSTRFADGFRYGFGAEVGISTQQMPPRGPVGLEGLVTYKYQMTGNGHIVASYTGSNAKAFIHRDL; encoded by the coding sequence ATGACCATTGTTGAAGTTGCACCATCCCTAGTTAGCATTGCGGAAAAAACTCGCGCGGCTGCAAGTAAGTTAGCAATTCTGTCCACCGAGGCAAAAAATCAAGCGATCGCAGCGATCGCCCAAGGGTTAGAATCAGCCAGAGAAGAAATATTGCAGGCAAATGTGGCGGACTGTCAAGCGGCGGCGGCGGAAGGAATTGCTAAACCCCTGTATAAACGGTTGCAGTTAGATGAACATAAATTAAGAGATGCGATCGCTGGAGTCCGAGATGTTGGTAAACTAGCTGATCCAATAGGTAAAGTCCAAATTCACCGCGAACTCGATACTGGCTTAGTCCTCAAGCGCATCTCTTGTCCTTTGGGTGTGTTAGGCATTATTTTTGAAGCCCGTCCCGAAGCCGCCATTCAAATTGTTTCTTTGGCGATTAAATCAGGTAATGGTGTCATTCTCAAATGTGGTAAAGAAGCTGTACGTTCTTGTGAAGCCATCGTCAAAGCAATTAAACAAGGATTATCTCAAACTGCTGTCAGTCCTGACGCTGTGCAGTTACTCACCACCAGAGAAGAAACTGTAGGACTTTTAAAATTAGATAAATATGTAGATTTAATTATTCCTAGAGGTTCTAATTCTTTTGTGCGGTTTGTGCAAGAAAATACCCGTATTCCTGTCCTTGGTCACGCTGATGGTATTTGTCATGCTTATATTGATCAAGCTGCTGATATTAACAAAGCTGTAGAAATTACCGTGGATGCGAAAATCCAATATGCGGCTGCTTGTAATGCCATTGAAACTTTATTAGTACATCAAGCAATTGCCGGAGAATTTTTACCCAAAGTTGCCGCAGCTTTAGCCGCCAATCATGTGGAATTAAAAGGTGATCAACGCACCTTAGAAATATTACCAAATATTGCCCCAGCTACCGAAGTTGATTGGGAAACAGAATATAGCGATTTAATTTTGGCAGTTAAAATTGTAGACTCTTTAGAAGATGCGATCGCTCATATTAACCAATACGGTTCTCGCCACACCGATGCAATTATTACTGAAGATATCGCCACCGCCGAATCTTTCTTTGGCTTGGTAAATTCTGCTGGTGTGTTTCACAATTGTTCCACACGTTTTGCTGATGGTTTCCGCTATGGTTTTGGCGCAGAAGTTGGCATTAGTACTCAACAAATGCCTCCCCGTGGCCCTGTTGGTTTAGAAGGCTTGGTAACTTATAAATATCAAATGACTGGTAATGGCCACATTGTCGCTAGTTACACCGGCTCAAATGCCAAGGCGTTTATTCACCGCGATTTATGA
- a CDS encoding ATP-binding protein produces MTITANSQLPNLFSQNLEDIANQTNGSSPALGAELVYMQDGSGRYLTFYWQRSEVLGLNPEQVVSSHEEEIFAPADKVAYLERLHRILTSLVPEKFQCWFRYQQELYELELVICPIIPPLGTAATTVVVMGRLLQATVNQQEHSTTPKAPTPIELALRSQQHQKLVTKITRNIRRTLDLDIIWQQTVDSLGKALKLERCIICPYQPSSSKVRVIAEYHQPERSSMLGLEIDVASEPAFAQALATLEPVVMEVSQYALCPNQKVLVVATCYQDQANGLIAVAVRDECYPLTNAELELAKEVADQLGTAIAHATLYKELEAARQKAEEASRLKSEFLANVSHEIRTPLNGMIGFLKLILEGMADDPEEQHQFLLEAHQSSIHLLNIINDILDIAKIEAGKMELDCAPVKLDELFCGVESFMRPQAEMKNLSFRMQIPTTCDEIVVQGNYQRLLQVMLNLVNNAIKFTHEGGITITSEIVQKKVKFQEQQFPGMVRVRVADTGIGVSLDKQDKLFQLFSQVDGSRTRQYGGTGLGLAISQKLIEAMGGEVHFYSLGEGLGSTVTFTVPLYHQPVIVSSSEGNLDCAC; encoded by the coding sequence ATGACTATTACTGCCAACTCCCAATTGCCAAACTTATTTTCTCAAAATCTGGAAGACATAGCTAATCAAACAAATGGCTCGTCACCAGCTCTCGGTGCTGAGTTGGTGTATATGCAGGATGGGTCAGGCCGCTACCTGACATTTTATTGGCAGCGTAGTGAAGTTCTGGGATTAAACCCTGAGCAAGTAGTCAGCAGCCATGAAGAGGAAATTTTTGCTCCTGCGGATAAGGTAGCTTATTTGGAACGATTGCACCGAATTTTAACAAGTTTGGTGCCAGAAAAGTTTCAATGTTGGTTTCGCTACCAGCAAGAGTTGTATGAGTTGGAATTAGTAATTTGTCCAATCATACCGCCACTGGGAACTGCCGCCACGACAGTTGTCGTGATGGGGCGGTTATTACAGGCGACAGTAAATCAACAAGAACACAGTACCACACCCAAAGCGCCTACACCAATCGAGTTGGCTTTACGTTCGCAACAACATCAAAAACTAGTAACTAAAATTACTAGAAATATTCGGCGAACTTTGGACTTAGACATTATTTGGCAACAAACGGTAGACAGTTTGGGTAAAGCTCTCAAGCTAGAACGTTGCATTATCTGTCCTTATCAGCCCTCTAGCTCTAAAGTGCGTGTCATAGCAGAGTACCATCAGCCAGAACGCAGTTCGATGCTTGGCTTAGAAATAGATGTCGCTTCTGAGCCAGCATTTGCCCAAGCATTAGCCACTTTAGAACCTGTGGTGATGGAGGTATCACAATACGCACTTTGTCCAAATCAGAAAGTTTTAGTGGTTGCCACCTGCTATCAAGACCAAGCCAATGGTTTGATTGCAGTGGCTGTGCGGGATGAATGCTATCCTCTCACAAATGCTGAACTGGAATTAGCGAAAGAAGTAGCCGATCAGTTAGGAACTGCGATCGCTCATGCTACTTTATATAAAGAATTAGAAGCAGCCAGACAAAAAGCTGAAGAAGCCTCACGCCTCAAAAGTGAATTTTTAGCCAACGTTTCCCACGAAATTCGTACTCCCCTCAATGGAATGATTGGCTTTTTAAAGCTGATTCTAGAGGGGATGGCAGATGACCCAGAAGAACAGCATCAGTTTCTTTTAGAAGCCCATCAATCATCCATTCACCTCCTGAACATCATCAACGATATTTTGGATATTGCCAAAATTGAAGCAGGCAAAATGGAATTAGACTGCGCTCCTGTCAAATTAGATGAGCTATTTTGTGGTGTAGAAAGTTTTATGCGTCCCCAAGCAGAAATGAAAAACCTCAGCTTTCGGATGCAAATTCCCACAACCTGCGATGAAATTGTTGTCCAAGGAAATTATCAACGGCTACTCCAAGTCATGCTGAACTTGGTAAACAATGCCATTAAATTTACTCATGAAGGTGGTATAACCATCACATCCGAAATTGTCCAGAAAAAAGTCAAATTCCAAGAACAGCAGTTTCCCGGTATGGTTAGAGTCCGGGTAGCCGATACTGGTATTGGTGTTTCTTTAGACAAGCAAGATAAATTATTTCAATTATTTTCTCAAGTAGATGGTTCCCGCACTCGCCAATATGGCGGTACAGGTTTGGGGTTGGCAATATCCCAAAAGCTAATTGAAGCGATGGGTGGCGAAGTACATTTTTACAGCTTGGGTGAAGGACTAGGTTCAACTGTCACCTTTACCGTACCTTTGTATCATCAACCAGTAATTGTTTCTTCTAGTGAAGGTAATTTAGATTGTGCTTGTTGA